Below is a genomic region from Gasterosteus aculeatus chromosome 2, fGasAcu3.hap1.1, whole genome shotgun sequence.
GTCTTTATGGAGAAACACAGGTTAACATGGGAGACCCTGCTAGTAAATTCAATAAAGTTGTGTAACGCCAAAGGGCGGAGGATGAGCTACTGACTCTGCTCGTTGCCGAGGGGCTGCTCCAGCATGGCGAGGATCACCGAGTTGTCCAGGACGAAGTAGCGGAAGTTGCTGGCTCCTGTGGCGCCGAGTCGGGCGTAGCGAATCAGGGTGTCTTCATTCAGcaggctgcaggtggaggaggttcCGCTCGGGGAAGGGAAGGCCCCCAGCACCTGCATGATACTGGGAAACACCAAAGCCACTGGGTCATTTTGCTTAAACAAACTTAACAATGCGGCTAACCATGTTTGCCTGCCACACTAGTCGACCCTAAAGCTCTTTTAACTACGGTCTTTTGATTGTTCTAAACAGATCTGATTAGATCATAGATTGCGCCGAAACATTCGGCCACGCGAATCGCCAACGATTCGCGCGGCCGAcatattttggttttaaaaaccGGGAAAAGGTTTGCAGGTTTGATGTATAGAAAATCTCACCAGGACAAAGCTGCCTCCGCGGCGTCCTTCACCCTCATGGAAGCTGGGTTGTGCTCCTTCTCCCCTTTATGACGCACCTCCAGTTCCTGTCGGGACTTGCTGCCGGAGATCCCCAGCTCCACGATCTCCAGGACCTCCACCAAACAATCCTGATGCAGAAAGGCAACGCCAACTAACCTCAGAGCAGGAATACTTATTCTTCTTCCCACACACACGTCGCAAGGAGTCCAGTTTTAtgtatgcttttcttttttttttttacgcaaaCAACGTATCGGAAGGAAATTCAAATTGGACTTTTAAATGTACCTTTTCATCCAGCATGTCGGGGTGCTCTGTGAGCCACACGCACAGAAACTGGAAGGCGGCGACGATCATGGAGTGGAGGTCTCGGGACTGGAGGGGAGCGGGGCGACTGCACTGGTACACGATGTAGCCACATATGGAGCTGACGGCACGTTTGCGGTCGGCAGAGTCCACTCCCACCTTCACCTGGTTGGGGCACATATACAAAACATTGAAGAAACAAGTTCTTTGTTTGATCCACATGTGAACAGTTTTTGTGTGCTGCGTTAATACGGAACATTTGATTATACGCGTTTTTTAAGGAATAGTTTACATTGATTGGACCGATCACTAGCCTCTGCTCTTGCTGCCTCTTAGCACTCTTCATTTATATCACATCAAGTGCCGTGTATTTACATTGTATAGCCAGGTCTGTCCTACTATTCCACTATGCTGCACTGAGAGAGCAGATGCAGCGGTTAACTGGGAAAAGCTGTACTGCCAACACCAGGCTGGGAAATTGCAGACTGTATCCAGGAACTTCCCTCCCTCTGCTACCTTGTGGTACTGTGTTGACAGTTTAGAGTTTCTCCCTTGGGATCAACTTTCTATTTTAGAAGTGGACTTGATCCACCTGAAAGCACCATCCTATTGTTTGTACATTTACCTTGGCAAGCCCAGCCAGCAGCTCCAGGGCAGCCAGTGAAATGCTCATGTCTTGCCGCCACTGGGAGTTGAGTCTCTGAGTGACAAGGTGGATACTGCGCACCAGCAGGCCGGCCGCCGTATCTGGAAGAGCTAGACCATATAACACCCCGAAATACCAAACACCGCAGAGAGTAGAGCAAAGCAGGATTCAGGCAAAGCAGCAAACATGTCCAGGTAAACAGTAGAAATGACATACTGAAAACACATGCATTTAATTaacagtttgaaatgaataGAGCACACAATGTGCTGAATTATAGAGAGTGGACACACTGCTGAGGGAAAAGGGCTGAGCGATCACGTTCTGACTACCTCTACGCACGATACAATAAGCAAACTGATTATTAATAACTAGGCCGACCTGATTGAAGTTCAACAAATACTTTAACGGTAAGATTGGTATGTTTTGGGAGTGGGAGCTTCTTAGTGCGAGGCCGAGCACTTTAAATGGACGCACATTGACGGTCAGGAGTTCCCCCGGATGATTACATTGCTGCCCCCATGTGAGCGGCTGCCAGCTGCAGGGAGCTCATCCCCCGCTGTGCAGAGCAACATcccttctctcaggctggaaGTAGAACTTAAATGAATTGTGTTGAACGACTGAATGTAAAGTTGAGTAAAtagtttgatttaaaaaaaaggtatcaacTAGTGGAAGTAACAGAACCTTAGGTAAAGGCTGTGAATTATCCCTCTGCCtggttcattttcattttgtccaATAACACTCCCGTCTGTTAACCTTCATTTTTGTCTATTTTGTCCCGTAGAAAGTCATTTTCTTTAAAGCTGACTATCCGTGTCTGGTTTCTACTATCTTGGGAAGCTGACGGTGTAGAACGACAACAGTTTCTGTACGTAGACTGTGACTCCGTACTCCTTTCCTCATGATGAGCATGCGAGCTGTACGTAACAACCGTCCCCAGATCGCTGCCCCACTCCCAATCTGCTTCGTCCTGCCCCTCACAACTCAATGTAACCAGGAATACTCCAGTTTCCTGCAGGACAACGTTTCACATAAGCTGCACAGTCTAGAGTGAAAATAGCTGGAAACTTGAAAGCAAAATAAAGGGACAGTGATTATTACatattagaaagaaaaaaaaatatcgcAATGCCAACACATTCATTTAGCCCAACATCGCTCAGCCCTTCcaaggaaaagacaaaaatctttttaaatgccgagggaaggaggggggcgtggggggagggagagcaatCAGCAGCACAGCATCACAGCAAATACCGTTGGCATCACCTACAAAGGCATTTTACCCAACGCTTCTTAACTCTGCATACCACTTTAACCACGTGAGCTATGAAGAACAAATGTGTTAATTCAACAAGTCACATGTTCTGTGCATTGCTCAGCAAGTCGGCACTGATCACACAAAGCCACTTTTAATGGGGATCTGTGTTAAAACGGCCCGGCACCACGGTGTTAGTTCAGGTGGAGCGGCCCGGCGCCTTACCGTAGTCTCGAAGCAGGGCCTGGGCGGGGCGCTCGGAGTCCGGGCTGGTGGCCTCCGTGCTGCCCCCGCTGGTGAAACTAATGCCGCTGTTGGTCCGGCTGTGACTCTGACTCCTGGCGGTGGCGTGGCTCCCGTCTATGCTCCCCTACAcgacacagagagaaacacagcGGCCTTGATGTCCAGTGCGTCGCGCTGCTTCCGGCCTTGTGGCGTGTTAGTCGCTCACAAGTAAGATCACAGGAGTAACCGGAGCTTTACCGTTTCAGTCTGAGCACCTATGGACTCCAGCAGCGCGGAGTCTTGAACGATATTTAGCATCGCACCTGAGAGGGGAAGAAGGGCCAATAATTATAGAAGACATTGAGTCATTTCTAAAGTTTTATTAAATTTATTAAAACAGTCAAAATCTGTTTGAGACAGCATGAAGGAACTGCAGTGTGCAGGCCAAATAAATATGCCAGTAGATACCCAGAATGAGCTGCGTGTTGGTGGGGTCCGTCTCTGTCTGAAGGGCACCGATGAGGACGTTGACGAGACGTAGTCTCAGGGACAGGAAGGACACAGGCTGGTCATGAGGCCATCCATCCTCCTCATTGAACTTTCCTTCCAACAGAACCTAGAGAACAGACGGGTTTTCTTTTGAACTTCAAGCTACTTTTCAGTACggaaaaagcttttttaaatgaggaaaaagaaattcaaatgaCTCTGCAAAGCCCAAAACTGCACTTTTTCAAATAagatttcaaataaatgaaattgaaaCCTCCGATTTGATGTTGCCAAAATGGTGCGGCAATGGCAGGATGGCGAGCAGGATGTTGATGGAGGCTCGCCTCAGGTCGGTGGGATTTACATACATCTTGAATTTGGACAGCTCCCTGATAAGAGAAACAAATCCCATCAAAACCTCTGAAGAGTAATGTCACTAAAACCATAGTAGTGTGAGAATAACCTGTCCGGCACTATGGTCTCCAGCGCAGCTATGAAGTAGGGGACGACCACATTGATGCCCTTCAGGTCAGTgcagaagagagaggaagagttgAGAATGATCGAAGCCAGAACTGGTCTACAGATGAAATCAGAGATCTGCAGACCCTGAATCAGGATCATGTAgaacctgcagaaagacaaacagTTGCAGTTGAAAATCCCGACACTCATAGTTGGACAtgataaaaacataaaagaaataaGAGACTAGGGTACCTGGACAGGTAAACAGGCAGGATTTCCTCTCCAGTTTTCTTGCTACAGAAGATGCGGCAGAGAGTCCCGCAGGCCTCGGCTCGTCCCGCCTCGTAGCTCTCTGGGAACTCGTTGGCGTCGAACATGGGGTTGGACACCATGGATTCGGTGGACATTTGGGAACCCTTCCTCCTCAGGTCCATGCCTACTTGGGTGGCTACCGCTGTAGAAAGGCCGAAGACACAGAGAATGAAAGGGACCCTGGATCTTAACATGGTCACCAGTACACATGCAGGTATGAGAAACAGGCAAACAAAGACGTGTAGCTGCTATATGCACACCACAAAAACAAGGAAACGTAGTTGAaattaaaacaggaaaaaagcACCATTTAGCAGACACCTAATCACTAAGACTAAATAAACACACGCTGACATAATAACAAAGCATTATAAAAGGGAACTCTGACACAAAGAGTTTGCCTTAAAAGTCCCATCTATTTGTCTGGTCTATTAGTGCGCTAGTaacaaaatgaccacaaagcAAAATCCCTGTGTCAGCTCCCTCTGATATGACACTCGCTCACTGGAGCTACAGAACATCTTCTTCATGCCAATACAAACAAAACTTAAGTGAACCAACAATACAAAAGGAAACCATAAGTAACCAGACATTGATGCTGAAATTAAGGggtctaaaacaaaaataataggGATTAGTGTGAcccaaaggaaataaaatgataacTTATAAAACAGGGCAACGTTATGGTCGAGACAAGTGGTCTGTTGGTGAAACCCATTCCATCACCTTTGGAGAAACGCTGAGAGAACGCTGGTGGACTTTTATGTATGACAGGCAGTGGGAACAAAAAACAATGGCGATGATCATGAGGAAAATCAACTAAAAAAGCGGGTAAGATTTGTCAAGAAACGCAAATCAAGTGAGGGAAAACAAGCTGCCATTCCTACTTACAAGATTTGTAAGAAAGGAGAATTTGGATAAAAGAGGCTGCAAGATAACAGAAATAGTGGAGAGACACAAAATCAAAGCAGAGCCAATATTTTGGGATCAATTCATATAAGGCATGAattgggttcttttttttttttcgctctcCTCATACATGACGTTTGACCCGTTACAACTCTTTAACATTAATAACAGTAGACACATGCAGGACACTACaccaaaaagaggaaaagaaatggaACTGTAGGTGTTGTGAGTGGCCGTATGACGTCCGTAGCATATGATTAGTCTATATGTGGTTCTAGCCAACAGTTGGTTTGTGTACATGGATTAGAATCAGATGGAAATCTCATACCAGGTCACTTCTAACCGAAaccctctaacccccccccccaaaaaaagcacaaagacgTCTTAGAGaagatgggggaaaaaaagaaaagtaaaaaggatATCCCAAAGACATacagtaataaaacaacaacaacaacagacaccAAAAAACAGGTAACTCCACAAAAACGACATAGTGCTAAAACGCCAAGGAAACGCCCACCTGCACATGCATTGATGGAAGGGTAGAAACCACCGCCTCGTCTTACCGGTCATGCTGGGGTCTCGGCTGAGGCCGCTGTGGAGCTTACAGTGGACCAGCGCGGCGTCGAAAAGCCACTGGCCAAAAAGATTAAGGATGCTGTTGACCTTCGGCCGCGCTGGGGCCGGCAGGGGCCGAGTCTCCCAGCTGCTCTGGTTGGGACTGGACAGCAGAGTCGGGGAGGAGgacgtctgctgctgctgctgctgctgctgctgctgctgggatgcTTTGGTTGGTTGACTACCGCTGCCCTGCAGGGTGGGGAGGGTATATCGGATTAGGCTGCTGACAACATGACTGACGCAACTAACAGACGACACGCAGAAAGGTTGGATAAGAAGATTCTATCGCTTTCAGAAATGGTTCACAATTGAAAAATTAAGAAACAAACCGCAATCATGCCGCATGTAATCCTTTCTACTGCGCTGATTTGGTGGACCACCATTAACCTTCTATTAGGAATAATTAGCATATCAATTCTTGAGTTATTCCCAATAACTTTTTTTCCGTGTGACACCAAAGAGAGGTCTTACAACCTTTAcaacatttacaacatttgCGTCATTTGTTACTCACGGTTGAGCTCTTGCTCGTGGTTTTGTTGACCACCGTGTGTCGCTGCTTGCGGCTGTGAGGGGGCGTGGTGTTGGCGATGGAGGGGGGCGGAGACATGCTCATTCTGTTGACCGGGGTGGGCGGAGCACTGTCCGCTCTGGGGCGTGATATACCTGTCGACGGGAAGGTAGAATAAGCTGGGAACGGAAGTGAGCATCTTTCCCTTCACAACGACGGACTAAAGAGATTTCCGATTAGCaaacgagaagaaaaaaaaaaagaaaattctccATCCTTCAACTTTTCCAGAGGAGAGAACTTGTTATGGTTAAATGGAATCATTTGAAGCATTTTTCCCCATTTCTGATGTTataagagagaagagaaaacgaGATAGCTTCAGAGTTGGCGTGATCATAAACAGTATTCATTCATCTACATGCAAGACAATGGTTAGATACAAATCAGCAGTAATTGACATCCATCCGTGTTGATTTTGGCACCCACAAGAGACCCCTCCTTATTGATCCGGTGGGTTAATCGGAATGTCTGGTGCTGTATCATTTTAGAAGCCCAGTTGGTTGTATCATCTCCATGAAACAACCATTGCACTATACGGTGTGTCAGCGGATGTCTGTACCATGAGAGAGCAGCACTGGACAAAAAGAGAACACCCTCTCCCGTACGTCTCTCTTTTCAACAGAGACACCTACAGTGTAAAGAGAAAAAGATCACACCCACATGTTTCTATTATCGAGTCACATGTTTCATCCTGAGGTTAACAACTATTTAAAGATGCTTGGAATTTAAAGGTTTTAAGAAGACTTTCATGGCATTTTAACTACAAACTACTATATTTTCTAATTAGTTAATCACTTTTGTGAAACCTTTTCTAAACAATATGGCCATTTAAGCTTTTTGGATgtatttttcttcccctccaggACCCATTGATTTTATTATAGCATGAAAATGACCCCTTTTTTCAACTTGAACATGTAAAGAGATCAAAATTAACAGGATTTCTACTTGATTTTTGTCAGAGTACCATCACCTTTGCAGGGGTGGCAAGAGCATTTGAAACCCTAAAACACATTGTGTAATGTTCACGGTTTGCAGTGCTTTGGCTAAAATGTGCACGGAGTGTTCAATGACATGTGACTGAGCTGTTGTTCATTCATACCTAAGAAGGCGTCCACTAAGCAGCTGATGCCCCTCATGGCCCTGAAGAAAATCTGGGGCAGCTGTTTCAAACACGGATGCAGCACCACTTCATGAGGCAAGCCGCTGGAGTTGAGGAACTGTTCCTGGAATTTTGGAGTGGTGCTCACTATCGCAGGGTTGCTCAGGTCCACCGGGTTGCTACCGAAATAAGCAAATTGACTGATAAGCAAAATAGCttaagaggagaaggagatgtgAGGTACTTCTGGGTACAACCCAACccataaaaaacaataataagaaataaataaatactaataaTCTGTGTCCATTTGAGTTAGTGTGATTGGGAGAGAACAGATATTTTTCAGGTTAGAACCAAGACAAATTAGGGCTAATGTACCTGAGCATGTGGAGAAAGCGGTACCACGTCTGTGCCACGCAGTCGTGATCCATATCTAGAGGGATCAGGCTGGCGTCCTCGTCGGGGACTTTGAAAGGTGGGAAGGATGGTCCGTGGGTGCAGCGCAGCAGCCTGAAACCAAAGAGTGAGCAAGGAATGCAAAGATCACACTCAGTAGATAATCACTACTGCAACCACTGATATATTTCCTTCTTCAGAGGCAATAATCCTATGTTTTGCTATGGATTACATAAACAAACTATCTTAGCTCAAATCAACCCCCTCAACAAGCTTTCCTAGCACTAAATCCAAGATGAAGCTGAGTTGATGCCTTTCCCACCTGGAGGTCAGCGCGCAGGCCACTCTGCTCCACTGCTCCACGACAGGAGGGTGGTGTCTCCAGTTGGCCAGCATCTCCCTCGACGTCTTCCAATAAGGTGGCGTGGGAAAGCAGCGGGCGCACGCCAGCAGCCAAACCTCAAACAGCACGGCCACCAACTTCTCTGCTAGTTTCTCAGCCACCCCGACTGAAAGAAATCAGGGGATTATTGGATTTCAGTCATCATTCTTAATAGCTAACCAAGTGCAGTGGGAGGGGCTGTGTCGTGCAGTGGCATGTCGTACCTCCGACAGTGGGAGGGGCCAGTAATGTGTCGTTGATGCGAAGCAGGAAGAGCAACAGCACCTCCCACGTTTCCCTCACCATGGAAACGGACTCTCGTGCCAGTTTCTGGACTGCCGAGAGAACCTGCTGGCAAAGCCTGATGTGGTTCAGACTGTGTTGTTCAGGCCTGGAGGGGGAAACGGAGCGTTTGAAATGAAACGGTTAAAGGGGAAAtcggggagagagaaagagtacAGAACACTTGTCCGGGATCCACTGTACGTAGGGTTACTACAGCTGCAGGCATGGTTCAATAACAAAAGTGTTTATTCAAATTTCAGAACCACAGTTAATGGAGGAAGGGGACTGTTCTGACGTACCTCGGTACAAAGACGTTGTAGAGATGTTTGAGGATGGTCTGGACGTACATATTGGGCTCCTTGACCACAGGCTGAGGCATGGAATCCCTGGGCGACACCAGGGCCATCATCCAGTCTGTGTACACGTCCACACACAGCTTGACGGTGTCCCCCTCCAGGGGGAGGGTGAGGCCGTAGCACAGCACCTCCATGGTCCATTTTACCTACGAGCCAGAACGTTTCCATTCATTTGCATGAATTTCAATAAGTCTTATGTCATTGGTTTATGACACATAAGGCATTTCAGCAGTTTCCTATTCCTCAGTATTCCCATACTACGATTGAGGAGATGAGCATATCTGATTTACTGCCTCACATGAAGGATGCTCAAAGCTTTAGAGTGAGATGATGATGGCAATAACAACCTGCCGTGTTTCTGATAATGTTATTATAATGTTATTCtggctaaataaaaaaacagaccgGCTATTCAAAAGAGAAATAACTCCTGACCAACCAGATCATCATTGCCCAGTCAATGTATCATTTGAACACTGATGTAAATGCATCAAAGACAGCCGTGAAGACCACAGATGTCTGGCTCACTGCGAGCTGTGTGGTTTACTTTCTGGTTCATCAGAGCAGGTTAACAGTTcattattgttttattcttcATGAAACACAGTCTTTATAATACAGTTTGGGAAAATTCCTATTGAGACAATAGTAATAAGAGTTGTATCACTCATGAACAGGACTATGAAGTGCAGGGAGGAggatgttgctgttgtgtttcagGTCTACAAAAGAGAAGCCATCACTCCACAACTTTAACAGCGGTACCTGGACAACTGTTAAGGCTTATGAGCTCGCTGAACGGACGCAAATAAATAAAGCCTGATCCCCTGTGCGTGCAACCTCCTGACACAAACGCACATAACCAACACAGCATGGGGTGTTTTCCACAAAGTGGTTGGGCAGCTTGTCGAGATGCAGAATACACAGAAACAAGTTGAtagcagagagagaagggggcaACGGCGACGCGTGTGTTTCCCACCTCCTTGTCCGTCTTGAGGATGTTCTCCGTGGCGACGGGGCTCACCGCTGTGCCCAACGGCTTGACCACAGCATTGGCCACCTCCGTGCCCACGCTGGTGGGATAGGTGTTCAGAACGCTGAGGTGGCCCTGGTCACTCTGCACCACCAACTGCAGCGAGCGCCACTCGGAATACATGCTGCGGATGTCTGCTGCCCTCTACTCACGCCTCCTGCCTCCACCTGCGGACACAGGAATCGTTTTCAATCCTCTCAGAGCCGAGTAAAGCGAAAAGGAGAGGCGATCACTTCCTCTACCGATAGAGCTGCATCCTCATTAACGGGAACGGGATGTCAATGTGTAACGCTGCTGACCGAGTAGAATACGCCCATACAGTGCGGTATTCTATTGGATAATCGCTTGGATCCAACTGTAAGGGATCAAAGTTGCATTAATCGGTAGAACTTCCAATTGGTTGACGTTAACTGAATCACTCTTACGTCACTCAGATGAAGCGTATTTCGGTAACGTTGGAGGGAAACTGCAATATCGAACGGTAACGTCAGTTACTGCGTTAACAATACGTAACGTTAGCGTAATACAATCGTTTTAGTAAATGATAATTTGGCGCAataagaaataacaaaaacGTGTAAACAGTCCGAATACACGTATACTTAATGTAATGTCCCAAACTTCGACTATAACGTTAGTTTGACAGGAAGCAGGACTCATCCGGCAGTCCGGTTTTTTATGCTACTGCTCCGGCTAACGTTACGTTCTCTCCTTTAGGAGATATTAAAAAGTATCAAGGCTGACATTATACAACATTATATACAAGCTACATTGTGTGCACCGTAAGCTTAAACGTAGACACGCTGCATGTGTATCCTAAACTCCTTTCCTCGTTGATAACAACCCGAGGAATCACAACCAGGAAACGGTTCAGAAAATTATTAGCTTGCTAACGTCAGTTAGCATTGACATCAAAACATCTTTCTCTCCTTGCTGGTGACGTTAGCTGACGTTACCTGCTGGCTGGCTTCTGTGTGCCTCTCTTGATTAAACCAGAGGCTGCTGTTGGGATAAACCCTGCTGTTCTATACACTAACGTATCATTTGGAGATCTGACAGTACGCTGTTAGCTAACGATATTTGCACAGACGTTGCTAGCGAGTTTGGCTAATACTCGCTAACCCGTTCGTTGGCATCAACGTTAGCTAAGCTAGCTGTCATTTAGCTAGCTACCTAACTT
It encodes:
- the LOC120829788 gene encoding ral GTPase-activating protein subunit beta isoform X12; this encodes MYSEWRSLQLVVQSDQGHLSVLNTYPTSVGTEVANAVVKPLGTAVSPVATENILKTDKEVKWTMEVLCYGLTLPLEGDTVKLCVDVYTDWMMALVSPRDSMPQPVVKEPNMYVQTILKHLYNVFVPRPEQHSLNHIRLCQQVLSAVQKLARESVSMVRETWEVLLLFLLRINDTLLAPPTVGVGVAEKLAEKLVAVLFEVWLLACARCFPTPPYWKTSREMLANWRHHPPVVEQWSRVACALTSRLLRCTHGPSFPPFKVPDEDASLIPLDMDHDCVAQTWYRFLHMLSNPVDLSNPAIVSTTPKFQEQFLNSSGLPHEVVLHPCLKQLPQIFFRAMRGISCLVDAFLGISRPRADSAPPTPVNRMSMSPPPSIANTTPPHSRKQRHTVVNKTTSKSSTGSGSQPTKASQQQQQQQQQQQTSSSPTLLSSPNQSSWETRPLPAPARPKVNSILNLFGQWLFDAALVHCKLHSGLSRDPSMTASFIQILLSYKSSVATQVGMDLRRKGSQMSTESMVSNPMFDANEFPESYEAGRAEACGTLCRIFCSKKTGEEILPVYLSRFYMILIQGLQISDFICRPVLASIILNSSSLFCTDLKGINVVVPYFIAALETIVPDRELSKFKMYVNPTDLRRASINILLAILPLPHHFGNIKSEVLLEGKFNEEDGWPHDQPVSFLSLRLRLVNVLIGALQTETDPTNTQLILGAMLNIVQDSALLESIGAQTETGSIDGSHATARSQSHSRTNSGISFTSGGSTEATSPDSERPAQALLRDYDTAAGLLVRSIHLVTQRLNSQWRQDMSISLAALELLAGLAKVKVGVDSADRKRAVSSICGYIVYQCSRPAPLQSRDLHSMIVAAFQFLCVWLTEHPDMLDEKDCLVEVLEIVELGISGSKSRQELEVRHKGEKEHNPASMRVKDAAEAALSCIMQVLGAFPSPSGTSSTCSLLNEDTLIRYARLGATGASNFRYFVLDNSVILAMLEQPLGNEQNPSPSVTVLIRGTAGRHAWTMQLFHQPRGARANQRQVFVPEGRPTPNNGVGIKYNVKQRPFPEEVDKIPLVKADVSIPDLDDIVSKEVGCLGWQDDSRATSALISNIPHLELQHDRLRILMTKQIEYENALERHSEEIWKCKPYPDPRTDCKPPSPSREFQTARLFLSHFGFLSLEALKEPNNSRLPPHLIALESSLPGFFDDVSYLDLLPCRPFDTVFIFYVRAGQKSSPEILKNVESSSSVQPHFLEFVLSLGWPVDVGRHPGWTGHLDTSWSLNSYSDSNEINQTEVPATPEDTGGSMFNGEKKVLYYADALTEIAFVVPSLTENSEESSVHSDSTVEADTNADAVPAPHKQPNLTLELFPNHSENLESAKKLSPLVKTKRSSTGKSFPPLGPETKVFVVWVERFDDIENFPLSDLLAETSTGLEASMTNSTSCRSGLLEKDVPLIFIQPLKTGLFRIRLHGAMGKFGMVIPLVDGMVVSRRALGFLVRQTVINVCRRKRLESDLYNPPHVRRKQKITEMVQRYRNKQLEPEFYTSLFHEVGEGKPHL
- the LOC120829788 gene encoding ral GTPase-activating protein subunit beta isoform X17, translated to MYSEWRSLQLVVQSDQGHLSVLNTYPTSVGTEVANAVVKPLGTAVSPVATENILKTDKEVKWTMEVLCYGLTLPLEGDTVKLCVDVYTDWMMALVSPRDSMPQPVVKEPNMYVQTILKHLYNVFVPRPEQHSLNHIRLCQQVLSAVQKLARESVSMVRETWEVLLLFLLRINDTLLAPPTVGVGVAEKLAEKLVAVLFEVWLLACARCFPTPPYWKTSREMLANWRHHPPVVEQWSRVACALTSRLLRCTHGPSFPPFKVPDEDASLIPLDMDHDCVAQTWYRFLHMLSNPVDLSNPAIVSTTPKFQEQFLNSSGLPHEVVLHPCLKQLPQIFFRAMRGISCLVDAFLGISRPRADSAPPTPVNRMSMSPPPSIANTTPPHSRKQRHTVVNKTTSKSSTGSGSQPTKASQQQQQQQQQQQTSSSPTLLSSPNQSSWETRPLPAPARPKVNSILNLFGQWLFDAALVHCKLHSGLSRDPSMTAVATQVGMDLRRKGSQMSTESMVSNPMFDANEFPESYEAGRAEACGTLCRIFCSKKTGEEILPVYLSRFYMILIQGLQISDFICRPVLASIILNSSSLFCTDLKGINVVVPYFIAALETIVPDRELSKFKMYVNPTDLRRASINILLAILPLPHHFGNIKSEVLLEGKFNEEDGWPHDQPVSFLSLRLRLVNVLIGALQTETDPTNTQLILGAMLNIVQDSALLESIGAQTETGSIDGSHATARSQSHSRTNSGISFTSGGSTEATSPDSERPAQALLRDYALPDTAAGLLVRSIHLVTQRLNSQWRQDMSISLAALELLAGLAKVKVGVDSADRKRAVSSICGYIVYQCSRPAPLQSRDLHSMIVAAFQFLCVWLTEHPDMLDEKDCLVEVLEIVELGISGSKSRQELEVRHKGEKEHNPASMRVKDAAEAALSCIMQVLGAFPSPSGTSSTCSLLNEDTLIRYARLGATGASNFRYFVLDNSVILAMLEQPLGNEQNPSPSVTVLIRGTAGRHAWTMQLFHQPRGARANQRVFVPEGRPTPNNGVGIKYNVKQRPFPEEVDKIPLVKADVSIPDLDDIVSKEVGCLGWQDDSRATSALISNIPHLELQHDRLRILMTKQIEYENALERHSEEIWKCKPYPDPRTDCKPPSPSREFQTARLFLSHFGFLSLEALKEPNNSRLPPHLIALESSLPGFFDDVSYLDLLPCRPFDTVFIFYVRAGQKSSPEILKNVESSSSVQPHFLEFVLSLGWPVDVGRHPGWTGHLDTSWSLNSYSDSNEINQTEVPATPEDTGGSMFNGEKKVLYYADALTEIAFVVPSLTENSEESSVHSDSTVEADTNADAVPAPHKQPNLTLELFPNHSENLESAKKLSPLVKTKRSSTGKSFPPLGPETKVFVVWVERFDDIENFPLSDLLAETSTGLEASMTNSTSCRSGLLEKDVPLIFIQPLKTGLFRIRLHGAMGKFGMVIPLVDGMVVSRRALGFLVRQTVINVCRRKRLESDLYNPPHVRRKQKITEMVQRYRNKQLEPEFYTSLFHEVGEGKPHL